From Callithrix jacchus isolate 240 chromosome 3, calJac240_pri, whole genome shotgun sequence, a single genomic window includes:
- the LOC100412562 gene encoding UDP-glucuronosyltransferase 2B7, with amino-acid sequence MSVKCTSVLLLIQLSFYFGSGYCGNVLVWAPDYSHWMNMKTVLNELVQRGHEVTVLAKSASIILDPNNSSTLKIEFFPTSITKTELENIVMQQVKRWSDLPKDTFWSYFSQVQEIMWMFSDISRNICKDLVSNKKFMKKLQESRFDVIFADAMFPCGELLSEIFNIPFVYSLSSTLGYTLEKYGGGFLFPPSYIPVVISELSDQMTFIERVKNVIYMLYFDFWFQLFEMKKWDQFYSEVLGRPTSLLETVGKADFWLIRKSWNFQFPHPLLPNIDYVGGLHCKPANPLPKEMEEFVQSSGENGVVVFSLGSMISNMTEERANVIASALAKIPQKVLWRFDGKKPDALGPNTRLYKWIPQNDLLGHPKTRAFITHGGANGIYEAIYHGIPMVGIPLFADQPDNIAHMKAKGAAVRVDFNTMSNTDLLNALKTVINDPIYKENIMKLSKIQHDQPVKPLDRAVFWIEFVMRHKGAKHLRVAAHDLTWFQYHSLDVIGFLLACVATVIFIITKCCLFCFWKFARTEKKVKKD; translated from the exons ATGTCTGTGAAATGCACTTCAGTACTTCTGCTAATACAACTGAGCTTTTACTTTGGCTCTGGATATTGTGGAAATGTGCTGGTGTGGGCTCCAGATTACAGCCATTGGATGAATATGAAGACCGTCCTGAATGAGCTTGTTCAGAGAGGACATGAGGTCACCGTATTGGCAAAGTCAGCTTCCATTATTCTTGACCCCAACAACTCATCCACtcttaaaattgaattttttccTACATCTATAACTAAAACTGAGCTGGAGAATATTGTTATGCAGCAGGTTAAGAGATGGTCAGACCTTCCAAAAGATACTTTTTGGTCATATTTTTCACAAGTACAAGAAATCATGTGGATGTTTAGTGATATAAGTAGAAATATCTGTAAAGATTTAGTCTCAAATaagaaatttatgaaaaaacTACAAGAGTCAAGATTTGATGTCATTTTTGCAGATGCTATGTTTCCCTGTGGTGAGCTCCTGTCTGAGATATTTAACATACCCTTTGTGTACAGTCTCAGCTCCACTCTTGGCTACACTCTGGAAAAGTATGGTGGAGGATTTCTTTTCCCGCCTTCCTACATACCTGTTGTTATATCAGAATTAAGTGATCAAATGACTTTCATCGAGAGGgtaaaaaatgtgatttatatgCTTTATTTTGACTTTTGGTTCCAACTCTTTGAAATGAAGAAGTGGGATCAGTTTTACAGTGAAGTTCTAG GAAGACCCACTTCATTATTGGAGACAGTGGGGAAAGCTGACTTTTGGCTTATTCGGAAGTCCTGGAACTTTCAATTTCCTCACCCACTTTTACCAAATATTGACTATGTTGGAGGACTCCACTGCAAACCTGCCAACCCTCTACCTAAG gaAATGGAAGAGTTTGTCCAGAGCTCTGGAGAAAATGGTGTTGTGGTGTTTTCTCTGGGGTCAATGATCAGTAACATGACGGAAGAAAGGGCCAACGTAATTGCATCAGCCCTTGCCAAGATCCCACAAAAG GTTCTGTGGAGATTTGATGGTAAAAAGCCAGATGCCTTAGGTCCCAATACTCGACTGTACAAGTGGATACCCCAGAATGACCTTCTAG GTCATCCAAAAACCAGGGCTTTTATAACTCATGGTGGAGCCAATGGCATCTATGAGGCGATCTACCATGGGATCCCTATGGTGGGCATTCCGTTATTTGCGGATCAACCTGATAACATTGCTCACATGAAGGCCAAGGGTGCAGCCGTTAGAGTGGACTTCAACACAATGTCGAATACAGACTTGCTGAATGCACTGAAGACTGTAATTAATGATCCTAT ATATAAAGAGAATATAATGAAATTATCAAAAATTCAACATGATCAACCAGTGAAGCCCCTGGATAGAGCAGTCTTCTGGATTGAGTTTGTCATGCGCCACAAAGGAGCCAAACACCTTCGGGTCGCAGCCCACGACCTCACCTGGTTCCAGTACCACTCTTTGGATGTGATTGGGTTCCTCCTGGCCTGCGTGGCAACTGTGATATTTATCATCACAAAATgttgtctgttttgtttctgGAAGTTTGctagaacagaaaagaaagttaaaaaggaTTAG